Proteins encoded together in one Thermomonospora curvata DSM 43183 window:
- a CDS encoding tetratricopeptide repeat protein codes for MFLLLTVAAGVVTAVVPLLPSSWPLVVRLVLSVVAAIAAGAAGSYVSEWLNARRALKASRAAAIAEEAGRRKALEENRNPAEADESPAALLRPTRGVVPFAGRADELKLLREWCEDGSACPVWLLTGPGGVGKTRLALELVEELRAAGWQCETDIAAGREAEQLGRARELGRRCLLVVDYAETRPELAAMLAEAARLEAAGDCGDVRVLLVARRAGEWWETLGSEVPAVRGLVERAGRCDLKPALTQDQSDEQVVLDAVPAFAAALGITPVPKVSVTIPEGTGRLPVLVLHAAALVAVLDARQEGGGVRAVAELGVLDRLLGHEKRLWRQSAQVKGLNAELVLLERVVAALALLGAADEADARTVLRRVPDLAEANAERLGRFARWARELYPGTGSAWLEPLRPDLLAERHVTDQLHASPELARACLTGLEEERAVRALTVLTRACAHHRHASGVIEAALRADLNALAPAAIVVAVQTGTRLGDLLATVLADVPAELDDLQRIADMIPYPTVALATAAATVTRRIRDLLPPDTDPAQRARWSHRLATVLAQLGRQEEALEAITEAVNLYRTLVQERPDAFLPDLAMSLNNQSTCLADMGRREEALEAITEAVNLYRTLVQERPDAFLPDLASSLNNQSTCLANMGRREEALEAITEAVNLYRTLVQERPDAFLPDLASSLNNQSNRLADMGRREEALEAITEAVNLYRTLVQERPDAFLPDLAMSLNNQSNRLADMGRREEALEAITEAVNLYRTLVQERPDAFLPDLASSLNNQSTCLANMGRREEALEAITEAVNLYRTLVQERPDAFLPDLAGSLNNQSTCLANMGRREEALEAITEAVQIRRTLVQERPDAFLPDLAGSLNNQSNCLANMGRREEALEAITEAVQIRRTLVQERPDAFLPDLAGSLNNQSNCLANMGRREEALEAITEAVQIRRTLVQERPDAFLPDLAGSLNNQSTCLANMGRREEALEAITEAVNLYRTLVQERPDAFLPDLAMSLNNQSTCLANMGRREEALEAITEAVNLYRTLVQERPDAFLPNLATSLTVLGKMLLNLDQVGEATRSLVEGLTIATEREMTDLRRVCITFLQQARAHDADAFTSAWRQATGQEPPPRLQ; via the coding sequence ATGTTCTTGCTGTTGACGGTGGCGGCGGGGGTGGTGACGGCGGTGGTGCCGCTGCTGCCGTCGTCATGGCCCCTGGTGGTGCGGCTGGTGTTGAGCGTGGTGGCGGCCATCGCAGCGGGGGCGGCAGGCTCCTACGTCAGTGAGTGGCTGAACGCACGACGCGCCCTCAAAGCAAGTCGGGCCGCCGCCATAGCGGAGGAGGCTGGGCGGCGGAAGGCACTGGAGGAGAACCGTAATCCGGCGGAGGCCGATGAGAGCCCGGCGGCGTTGCTGCGGCCCACACGGGGTGTGGTGCCGTTTGCGGGGCGGGCTGATGAGTTGAAGCTGCTGCGGGAGTGGTGTGAGGACGGGTCGGCGTGCCCGGTGTGGCTGCTGACCGGGCCCGGTGGTGTGGGCAAGACCCGGTTGGCGTTGGAGCTGGTCGAGGAGCTGCGGGCGGCCGGATGGCAGTGCGAGACCGACATCGCGGCGGGTCGTGAGGCTGAGCAGCTCGGCCGTGCTCGCGAGCTGGGCAGGCGGTGTTTGCTGGTGGTCGACTACGCCGAGACCCGCCCGGAGTTGGCGGCGATGCTGGCGGAGGCGGCCCGGCTGGAGGCCGCGGGGGACTGCGGGGATGTGCGGGTGTTGCTGGTGGCGCGGCGGGCCGGGGAGTGGTGGGAGACCCTCGGCTCGGAAGTGCCCGCGGTGCGGGGGCTGGTGGAGCGCGCCGGGCGCTGTGATCTGAAGCCCGCGCTGACACAGGATCAAAGCGATGAGCAAGTGGTGTTGGATGCGGTGCCGGCGTTCGCGGCGGCGCTGGGCATCACGCCGGTCCCGAAGGTGTCGGTGACGATCCCCGAGGGAACAGGGCGGTTGCCGGTGCTGGTACTGCACGCCGCCGCGCTGGTGGCCGTGCTGGACGCCCGACAGGAAGGCGGCGGGGTGCGGGCGGTGGCCGAGCTGGGGGTGTTGGATCGGCTGCTCGGGCATGAGAAGCGGCTGTGGCGCCAGTCTGCGCAGGTAAAAGGGTTGAACGCCGAGCTGGTTCTGCTGGAGCGGGTGGTGGCGGCGCTGGCGTTGCTGGGCGCGGCTGATGAGGCCGATGCCCGCACGGTGCTCAGGCGGGTGCCGGATCTGGCCGAGGCCAATGCCGAGCGGCTGGGCCGGTTCGCCCGCTGGGCGCGGGAGCTGTATCCGGGAACGGGGTCGGCGTGGCTGGAGCCGTTGCGGCCCGACCTGCTGGCCGAGCGGCACGTGACCGACCAACTGCACGCCAGCCCTGAATTGGCCCGTGCTTGTTTGACGGGGCTGGAGGAGGAACGGGCGGTGCGGGCGTTGACCGTGCTGACCCGGGCTTGTGCCCACCACCGGCATGCGTCTGGGGTGATCGAGGCGGCGTTGCGGGCCGACCTGAACGCTTTGGCCCCCGCGGCGATCGTGGTCGCCGTTCAGACCGGCACCCGCCTGGGCGACCTCCTCGCCACCGTCTTGGCCGATGTCCCGGCCGAACTGGATGATCTCCAGCGGATCGCCGACATGATCCCCTACCCCACCGTCGCCTTGGCCACCGCCGCCGCCACAGTGACCCGCAGGATCCGTGATCTTCTGCCTCCCGACACTGACCCGGCTCAAAGGGCCCGCTGGAGCCATCGACTTGCCACCGTCCTAGCCCAACTCGGTCGACAAGAGGAGGCTCTGGAGGCCATCACCGAAGCCGTGAATCTCTACCGGACCCTGGTCCAGGAACGTCCTGACGCCTTCCTGCCCGACCTGGCCATGTCGTTGAACAACCAATCCACCTGTCTGGCGGACATGGGGCGGAGGGAGGAGGCTCTGGAGGCCATCACCGAAGCCGTGAATCTCTACCGGACCCTGGTCCAGGAACGTCCTGACGCCTTCCTGCCCGACCTGGCCAGCTCGTTGAACAACCAATCCACCTGTCTGGCGAACATGGGGCGGAGGGAGGAGGCTCTGGAGGCCATCACCGAAGCCGTGAATCTCTACCGGACCCTGGTCCAGGAACGTCCTGACGCCTTCCTGCCCGACCTGGCCAGCTCGTTGAACAACCAATCCAACCGCCTGGCGGACATGGGGCGGAGGGAGGAGGCTCTGGAGGCCATCACCGAAGCCGTGAATCTCTACCGGACCCTGGTCCAGGAACGTCCTGACGCCTTCCTGCCCGACCTGGCCATGTCGTTGAACAACCAATCCAACCGCCTGGCGGACATGGGGCGGAGGGAGGAGGCTCTGGAGGCCATCACCGAAGCCGTGAATCTCTACCGGACCCTGGTCCAGGAACGTCCTGACGCCTTCCTGCCCGACCTGGCCAGCTCGTTGAACAACCAATCCACCTGTCTGGCGAACATGGGGCGGAGGGAGGAGGCTCTGGAGGCCATCACCGAAGCCGTGAATCTCTACCGGACCCTGGTCCAGGAACGTCCTGACGCCTTCCTGCCCGACCTGGCCGGCTCGTTGAACAACCAATCCACCTGTCTGGCGAACATGGGGCGGAGGGAGGAGGCTCTGGAGGCCATCACCGAAGCCGTCCAGATCCGCCGGACCCTGGTCCAGGAACGTCCTGACGCCTTCCTGCCCGACCTGGCCGGCTCGTTGAACAACCAATCCAACTGTCTGGCGAACATGGGGCGGAGGGAGGAGGCTCTGGAGGCCATCACCGAAGCCGTCCAGATCCGCCGGACCCTGGTCCAGGAACGTCCTGACGCCTTCCTGCCCGACCTGGCCGGCTCGTTGAACAACCAATCCAACTGTCTGGCGAACATGGGGCGGAGGGAGGAGGCTCTGGAGGCCATCACCGAAGCCGTCCAGATCCGCCGGACCCTGGTCCAGGAACGTCCTGACGCCTTCCTGCCCGACCTGGCCGGCTCGTTGAACAACCAATCCACCTGTCTGGCGAACATGGGGCGGAGGGAGGAGGCTCTGGAGGCCATCACCGAAGCCGTGAATCTCTACCGGACCCTGGTCCAGGAACGTCCTGACGCCTTCCTGCCCGACCTGGCCATGTCGTTGAACAACCAATCCACCTGTCTGGCGAACATGGGGCGGAGGGAGGAGGCTCTGGAGGCCATCACCGAAGCCGTGAATCTCTACCGGACCCTGGTCCAGGAACGTCCTGACGCCTTCCTGCCCAACCTGGCCACGAGCTTGACTGTCTTGGGCAAGATGCTGCTCAACTTGGACCAGGTCGGCGAGGCCACGCGCTCCCTCGTTGAAGGGCTCACCATTGCCACAGAGCGTGAGATGACCGATCTGCGCCGCGTCTGCATCACCTTCCTCCAGCAGGCCCGTGCGCACGATGCCGACGCTTTCACCTCCGCATGGAGGCAGGCCACAGGTCAAGAGCCTCCACCGCGGCTTCAATAG
- a CDS encoding Scr1 family TA system antitoxin-like transcriptional regulator, producing the protein MGADRIVALGRELRRLRAAAGLSGAELARRAGVPQPTVSRVETGRRVADPEVVVRLLGVLGLEAAEFERLAAEVRGAYAESAAPRVDAGVSFRQGTAVERALSASLVRSFESVAVPYLLRTAGYDRAAGMVVLGEGGVDRAAVLGDQGRHFTFVICEGVLRTWPGSGACMPEQLAHLVEVAGRANVRLGVVPAGTVVGSERCGVPLHGFTIYDDSAVTVETFTRELTLTAEADVRAYVEVFEGFARSAVFGDEAVALVERAARDLGKILGSIH; encoded by the coding sequence ATGGGTGCGGACCGGATTGTGGCACTTGGGCGGGAGCTTCGGCGGTTGCGGGCGGCTGCCGGGTTGTCGGGGGCGGAGTTGGCTCGGCGGGCGGGGGTGCCTCAGCCGACGGTGTCTCGGGTGGAGACGGGGCGGCGGGTTGCGGATCCTGAGGTAGTGGTCCGGCTGCTCGGCGTTCTGGGGCTGGAGGCTGCCGAGTTCGAGCGGTTGGCCGCCGAGGTACGGGGGGCATACGCCGAGTCGGCGGCTCCTCGGGTGGATGCGGGGGTGTCGTTCCGGCAGGGGACAGCGGTGGAGCGAGCGCTGTCGGCTTCACTGGTGCGGTCGTTTGAGTCGGTGGCGGTGCCTTACCTGCTGCGGACGGCCGGCTATGACCGGGCGGCCGGGATGGTCGTGCTGGGTGAGGGCGGGGTGGATCGGGCCGCGGTGCTCGGTGATCAGGGACGGCACTTCACGTTCGTGATCTGTGAAGGGGTGTTGCGGACGTGGCCGGGGTCGGGGGCGTGCATGCCGGAGCAGCTCGCTCACCTGGTGGAAGTCGCTGGACGGGCGAACGTGCGCCTAGGGGTGGTGCCTGCCGGGACCGTCGTGGGCTCGGAGCGGTGCGGGGTGCCGCTGCATGGGTTCACGATCTATGACGACTCGGCGGTGACGGTGGAGACGTTCACCCGTGAGCTGACACTGACCGCAGAGGCCGACGTTCGGGCGTATGTGGAGGTCTTCGAAGGGTTCGCCCGGTCGGCGGTGTTCGGGGATGAGGCGGTGGCGCTGGTGGAACGGGCCGCTCGGGATCTTGGAAAGATCCTAGGATCTATTCACTGA
- a CDS encoding ATP-binding protein yields MTRWCRLFDGTPEAVGLARKFARLVLADHVLADAVELVVSELATNAIEHTESGQPGGLFVVELEVFADHVEVAVIDMGSDSRPVLVGDDPADEAALSGRGLHIVRALSKEWGCEPVRVGLRVWADVVGEA; encoded by the coding sequence ATGACGCGCTGGTGCCGGCTGTTCGACGGCACGCCTGAGGCCGTGGGGTTGGCGCGGAAGTTCGCCCGGCTGGTGCTGGCGGATCACGTGCTGGCCGATGCGGTCGAACTGGTGGTCAGTGAGTTGGCCACGAACGCCATCGAGCACACCGAAAGCGGGCAGCCGGGCGGGCTGTTCGTGGTGGAGCTGGAGGTCTTCGCCGATCACGTCGAGGTGGCCGTGATCGACATGGGCTCAGACAGTCGTCCCGTGCTGGTGGGGGACGATCCAGCGGATGAGGCGGCGCTCAGCGGGCGCGGGTTGCACATCGTGCGGGCGCTGTCGAAGGAGTGGGGCTGTGAGCCGGTACGAGTCGGGCTGCGGGTGTGGGCCGACGTCGTGGGTGAGGCGTGA
- a CDS encoding sigma-70 family RNA polymerase sigma factor: MPGEVERIAQIEDPYELLRAATERLAEAQQEVTELARLRRRVIQELHAQGLSYAQIAQAAGLSRGRIHQIRHTGPAPEGAFLGSGEVTVVTPLRPDPASDRTYVALDDLTTGKRLEELARTFDLSVGYDHVPLSGEFDLNRPGLLVICGPRMSAAMREVYAKDPVLEWDRDEAGWLLRDRRTGREFRSGQEEDPPRPYDVGYLGRLPRPDGNGSLLAIAGIHPEGSLGVVHLLTTDIGSLWGQVGTECFSVVVGTEYDPATHEPVRTELLTPIYRHDEA, encoded by the coding sequence ATGCCCGGCGAGGTTGAGCGCATCGCGCAGATAGAAGACCCGTACGAGCTGCTGCGGGCGGCCACGGAACGTCTGGCCGAGGCTCAGCAGGAGGTCACGGAGCTGGCGCGGTTGCGGCGGCGGGTGATTCAAGAACTGCACGCGCAAGGGTTGTCGTATGCGCAGATCGCCCAGGCGGCGGGGCTGAGCCGAGGGCGGATTCACCAGATCCGGCACACCGGCCCGGCGCCCGAGGGGGCGTTCCTGGGGTCGGGTGAGGTCACGGTGGTCACGCCGCTGCGGCCCGACCCGGCCAGTGACCGGACGTATGTGGCGCTGGATGACCTGACCACGGGCAAGCGGCTGGAAGAACTGGCGCGCACCTTTGATCTGTCGGTCGGCTATGACCATGTGCCGCTGTCGGGTGAGTTCGATCTGAACCGGCCCGGGCTGCTGGTGATCTGCGGGCCTCGGATGTCGGCGGCCATGCGGGAGGTCTACGCCAAAGATCCGGTCTTGGAGTGGGACCGGGACGAAGCCGGGTGGCTGCTGCGCGACAGGCGGACCGGGCGGGAGTTCCGCAGCGGGCAGGAAGAGGACCCGCCTCGGCCTTATGACGTGGGCTATCTGGGGCGGCTGCCCCGGCCGGACGGCAACGGGTCGCTGTTGGCCATCGCGGGCATCCATCCGGAAGGGTCGCTTGGGGTGGTGCACCTGCTGACCACCGACATCGGCTCCCTGTGGGGGCAGGTCGGCACCGAGTGCTTCTCGGTGGTGGTGGGGACCGAGTACGACCCGGCCACCCATGAACCGGTCCGGACCGAGCTGCTGACGCCCATCTACCGGCACGACGAAGCCTGA
- a CDS encoding protein phosphatase 2C domain-containing protein produces MRVLIASEPATPGRDNEDFAAAAPGLAVLLDGAGIPAGLESGCSHSVAWYARTLGGLLLAEALDPRTSLADALAASIERVNALHSHTCDLQHPGSPSATVVAVRVAGDRLEHLVLADSVLVLDRTDADPLVISDDRLAGVLARLDGPDERPPLGSAEHAAFQLARVRKLNDHRNRPGGFWVASTRPEAAEQALTGSTPLDRVRAVALLSDGASRPADRFGLLTWPDLLALLDKNGPAELLTQTRDAEHSDPDGTRWPRGKASDDATAVYWALHD; encoded by the coding sequence ATGCGGGTGCTGATCGCCAGCGAACCGGCCACCCCCGGACGGGACAACGAAGACTTCGCGGCGGCGGCACCCGGCCTCGCCGTCCTCCTGGACGGGGCCGGCATCCCGGCCGGGCTGGAATCGGGGTGCTCGCACTCGGTGGCCTGGTACGCCCGGACCCTCGGCGGGCTGCTCCTGGCCGAAGCCCTCGACCCTCGCACCAGTCTTGCCGACGCCTTGGCCGCGAGCATTGAGCGGGTCAACGCGCTGCACTCCCACACGTGCGATCTCCAGCATCCGGGTTCGCCCTCGGCCACCGTGGTGGCCGTGCGGGTGGCCGGTGACCGGCTCGAACACTTGGTGCTGGCGGATTCGGTCCTCGTCCTGGATCGGACGGACGCCGACCCGCTGGTGATCAGTGACGACCGGTTGGCCGGAGTCCTCGCCCGGCTCGACGGCCCGGATGAGCGGCCGCCGCTGGGGAGCGCCGAGCATGCGGCCTTCCAGCTCGCCCGGGTGCGCAAGCTCAACGACCACCGCAACCGGCCCGGCGGGTTCTGGGTGGCCAGCACCCGTCCCGAAGCGGCCGAACAAGCGCTGACCGGCTCCACGCCACTGGACCGGGTGCGGGCCGTGGCACTGCTCAGCGACGGGGCAAGCCGGCCGGCCGACCGGTTCGGCCTGCTGACCTGGCCCGACCTGCTGGCTCTCCTCGACAAGAACGGTCCGGCCGAACTCCTCACCCAAACCCGAGACGCCGAGCACAGCGACCCGGACGGCACACGCTGGCCGCGCGGCAAAGCCAGCGATGACGCCACCGCCGTCTACTGGGCGCTCCACGACTGA
- a CDS encoding FtsK/SpoIIIE domain-containing protein — protein MNNLALLIPALAALVAVGSWVWRHWHPASFWYGAGYPFRLALVYLTWAHVAAGCGLSRTRRRWRWTLDAVPVAGSAARSVTVATCKRRWRRVDVERAPRLGWLRPTRLGWRVRVRLHDGQVPADYERAAEGIAHAWRVHSVRVADVRPGQITLWATMRDPLTEVRVNPDTGRLLTVRPGKLDNGSDWIIDFRTVPHWLNAGATQSGKSNLANAIIKGLAPQPVALVGFDLKGGVEFTPYAPRLSALATTRPECLALLGDLVGEVEARMALCRVHGVRNVWHLPDHLRPVPVVVLVDEVAELFLMADRAEKDQVAKTGTALLRLAQLGRAFAVHLVICGQRIGSDLGPGVTALRSQLSGRICHRVNDPETATMTLGDLDPAALDAARTIPAQMPGVCIVAGQDGTWHRARSVYVPEHEAEHAAHTYAHLTPSWADLTSSLPAVRPAVA, from the coding sequence ATGAACAACCTCGCCCTGCTGATCCCGGCTCTGGCCGCTCTCGTGGCGGTCGGGTCGTGGGTGTGGCGGCACTGGCATCCGGCCTCGTTCTGGTACGGGGCCGGCTACCCCTTCCGCCTCGCCCTGGTGTACCTGACCTGGGCACATGTGGCCGCAGGGTGTGGCCTGTCCCGCACACGCCGCCGCTGGCGGTGGACTCTCGATGCGGTTCCGGTCGCCGGTTCGGCGGCCCGATCCGTCACGGTGGCCACCTGTAAGCGGCGGTGGCGGCGTGTGGACGTCGAACGCGCCCCGCGGCTGGGCTGGTTGCGCCCCACCCGGTTGGGATGGCGGGTGCGCGTCCGGTTGCACGACGGCCAGGTCCCCGCCGACTACGAACGCGCCGCGGAAGGCATCGCGCACGCCTGGCGGGTCCACTCGGTCCGCGTGGCCGACGTCCGCCCCGGTCAGATCACCTTGTGGGCGACCATGCGTGACCCGCTGACCGAGGTGCGGGTGAACCCGGACACCGGGCGGCTGCTGACCGTGCGGCCGGGCAAGCTGGACAACGGATCCGATTGGATCATCGACTTCCGCACCGTGCCGCACTGGCTGAACGCCGGTGCTACGCAGTCGGGCAAGTCCAACCTAGCGAACGCGATCATCAAGGGCCTGGCACCTCAGCCGGTCGCCCTGGTCGGCTTCGACCTCAAAGGCGGCGTGGAGTTCACCCCGTATGCCCCGCGCCTCTCCGCACTGGCCACTACCCGGCCTGAGTGTCTGGCCCTGCTCGGCGACCTGGTCGGCGAGGTGGAAGCCCGCATGGCGTTGTGCCGGGTGCACGGGGTGCGCAACGTCTGGCACCTGCCCGACCACCTGCGGCCGGTGCCGGTGGTTGTCTTGGTGGATGAGGTGGCCGAGCTGTTCCTCATGGCCGACCGGGCCGAGAAAGACCAGGTGGCCAAGACCGGCACAGCCCTGCTGCGCCTGGCCCAGCTCGGGCGGGCCTTCGCCGTCCACCTGGTGATCTGTGGTCAGCGCATCGGCTCCGACCTCGGCCCGGGAGTCACCGCGCTGCGCTCCCAGCTCTCCGGGCGCATCTGTCACCGGGTCAACGACCCGGAAACCGCCACCATGACCCTCGGCGACCTCGACCCCGCCGCCCTGGACGCCGCCCGGACCATCCCCGCCCAGATGCCGGGGGTGTGCATCGTCGCCGGCCAGGACGGCACCTGGCATCGCGCCCGATCGGTGTACGTGCCCGAGCACGAGGCCGAACACGCCGCCCACACCTACGCCCACCTCACCCCATCGTGGGCCGACCTGACCAGCAGCCTCCCAGCCGTCCGCCCGGCCGTCGCATAA
- a CDS encoding DUF2637 domain-containing protein, whose product MRRLLLALADTGPVVILAVIAAAGSFTHIHDTAREHGQDGWMAWAVAVCIDLTCVMAARERQRDKRTQRPTARLSWPTCVLAGGILLSLAANLAQAEPTVWGWVTAGTPAAAFLVAVSMLERRATTRPGSGEESGSSSTEPAVPPSFGRPDLASSSPSPVVRSSSPSSSPAKVASAGDGARPELPAPDPSPSSVQDGQTTIPLPISASACSSQGGAGRSGSASPPRSDGDGRPGLAEPLVEFARQVAAEHQAKHGRPITRDALRARLGVSNRLASDLLRHIRNHPA is encoded by the coding sequence ATGCGGCGCCTCCTGCTCGCCCTGGCCGATACCGGCCCGGTGGTGATCCTCGCGGTGATCGCCGCGGCCGGGTCGTTCACTCACATCCACGACACCGCCCGCGAGCACGGCCAAGACGGGTGGATGGCCTGGGCCGTCGCCGTGTGCATCGATCTGACGTGTGTGATGGCGGCCCGGGAACGGCAGCGTGACAAACGCACCCAGCGGCCCACGGCACGGCTGTCGTGGCCAACCTGCGTGCTGGCCGGCGGCATCCTCCTGTCCCTCGCCGCCAACCTCGCCCAAGCAGAGCCGACCGTGTGGGGGTGGGTGACCGCCGGAACCCCCGCCGCCGCCTTCCTGGTCGCGGTCTCCATGCTCGAACGCCGCGCCACCACCCGGCCCGGCAGCGGTGAGGAATCCGGTTCGTCCTCGACGGAACCGGCCGTCCCGCCGTCCTTCGGCCGTCCCGACCTGGCCTCCTCGTCCCCGTCCCCGGTGGTCCGGTCGTCCTCTCCGTCCTCCTCACCCGCAAAGGTGGCGAGTGCGGGGGACGGGGCTCGTCCTGAGCTGCCCGCCCCTGACCCGTCCCCGTCCTCGGTGCAGGACGGGCAGACCACCATCCCGCTCCCGATCTCCGCATCGGCCTGCTCGTCCCAGGGCGGGGCCGGTCGTTCCGGCTCGGCCTCCCCGCCCCGGTCGGACGGGGATGGTCGGCCTGGTCTGGCAGAGCCGTTGGTGGAGTTCGCCCGCCAGGTGGCCGCCGAGCATCAGGCCAAGCACGGCCGCCCCATCACCCGTGATGCGCTGCGGGCCCGGCTGGGGGTGTCGAACCGGCTGGCCTCTGACCTGCTGCGCCACATCCGCAACCACCCCGCCTAA
- a CDS encoding replication initiator gives MPRPASSLVTPLAARDMAAKMARPDFRRWAARTRALGGCLQPIHLKGRVDYLDPATGELLHRYTTTSEPGGTLRVACKTRRASRCPACAEVYRADTYHLVKAGLVGGKGVPATVAAHPAAFVTLTAPSFGPVHARRTTPGGNVRPCRPRRNTTTCPHGRSVSCTARHAPDDPRLGEPLCPDCYDHHGTVLFNALAPELWRRFTLALRRRLAKTAGTTVAALGEVLTVSFAKVAEYQRRGTVHFHAIIRLDGPGGPATTPPGWATYEALAEAVEQAVRAVTVTTPATESIPARVLAWGDQLDIRPITTTGELTDTAVAGYIAKYATKAAECTGTLDRRIRPTDDLDALPVSDHARRLIAACLHLGALPEMAGLRLAEWAHMLGFRGHFTTKSRHYSTTLARLRAARIRHNQQHQQITTGRLPLTEEDRVLVIAHWRYAGRGLTPGEALLTAALTGTPLPPLNPLTAAERSRLWSH, from the coding sequence GTGCCTCGCCCTGCCTCGTCGCTGGTGACTCCGCTGGCCGCCCGGGACATGGCGGCCAAGATGGCCCGCCCGGACTTCCGCAGGTGGGCGGCTCGGACCCGTGCGCTGGGCGGGTGCCTGCAGCCGATTCATCTCAAGGGCCGGGTGGATTACCTCGACCCGGCAACCGGTGAACTGCTCCACCGCTACACCACCACCAGCGAACCCGGCGGAACCCTGCGGGTGGCCTGCAAGACCCGCCGGGCCTCCCGCTGCCCGGCCTGCGCCGAGGTCTATCGGGCCGACACCTACCACCTCGTCAAAGCCGGACTGGTCGGCGGCAAAGGCGTCCCTGCCACGGTGGCGGCGCACCCGGCCGCCTTCGTCACCCTCACCGCACCTTCCTTCGGCCCCGTCCATGCCCGCCGCACAACTCCCGGCGGCAACGTGCGGCCCTGCCGCCCTCGCCGCAACACCACGACGTGCCCGCACGGGCGGTCCGTGTCCTGCACCGCCCGGCACGCTCCCGACGATCCGCGCTTGGGGGAGCCGTTGTGCCCGGACTGCTACGACCACCACGGCACCGTCCTGTTCAACGCCCTCGCCCCTGAGCTGTGGCGGCGCTTCACCCTCGCTCTCCGGCGGCGCCTGGCCAAAACCGCAGGAACGACCGTCGCGGCGCTGGGCGAGGTGCTCACGGTGTCGTTCGCCAAGGTGGCCGAATACCAGCGGCGCGGCACGGTCCACTTCCACGCCATCATCCGCCTGGACGGACCCGGTGGCCCAGCCACCACCCCGCCCGGCTGGGCCACCTACGAAGCCCTCGCCGAAGCGGTGGAACAGGCGGTGCGGGCGGTCACCGTCACCACACCCGCAACCGAAAGCATCCCCGCGCGGGTGCTGGCCTGGGGTGATCAGCTCGATATCCGCCCCATCACCACCACGGGTGAGCTGACCGATACCGCGGTGGCCGGCTACATCGCCAAATACGCCACCAAAGCCGCCGAATGCACCGGCACCCTCGACCGGCGCATCCGCCCCACCGACGACCTAGACGCCCTGCCGGTCAGCGACCACGCCCGGCGTCTTATCGCCGCCTGCCTGCACCTAGGCGCTCTGCCCGAGATGGCCGGGCTGCGGCTGGCGGAGTGGGCGCACATGCTCGGCTTCCGCGGCCACTTCACCACCAAATCCCGCCACTACTCCACCACCCTCGCACGGCTGCGCGCCGCCCGCATCCGGCACAACCAGCAACACCAGCAGATCACCACCGGGCGGCTGCCCTTGACCGAGGAAGACCGGGTGCTCGTCATCGCCCACTGGCGCTACGCCGGCCGCGGCCTGACCCCCGGTGAAGCACTGCTGACCGCCGCGCTGACCGGCACACCCCTGCCGCCTCTCAACCCGTTGACCGCCGCTGAAAGGAGCCGCCTATGGAGCCATTGA
- a CDS encoding helix-turn-helix domain-containing protein, which produces MEPLMLTVPQAARALAISRSKLYELIASGALRSVRVHGSRRIPRKALEDYIDRLLAQEDAA; this is translated from the coding sequence ATGGAGCCATTGATGCTCACCGTCCCCCAAGCCGCCCGCGCCCTGGCGATCTCCCGCAGCAAGCTTTATGAACTCATCGCCTCCGGCGCCCTGCGCTCGGTCCGCGTCCACGGCTCCCGCCGCATCCCCCGCAAAGCCCTCGAAGACTACATAGACCGCCTGCTCGCCCAGGAGGACGCCGCCTGA